One stretch of Thermanaerosceptrum fracticalcis DNA includes these proteins:
- a CDS encoding helix-turn-helix domain-containing protein: MNHKKFINNEIVPARIREARISRGYSLTELADLIGVSSQAISQYELGTSKPGTHVLVKMMGVLNFPLNFFTKPKININNSFCNSAVNFRSMKSASKKLKDAFSCRIQWADEIYQYLRKFVNFPDVDIPNIDHLVKNYEYDADTIERIALYLRKYWKIDRGPIKNLIEILQEKGFVICNIEFGDKKIDAFSQWYNGIPYIIMGTDKASAARARFDIAHELGHLILHPHIDQESLKNKELFDQIENEANYFAGAFLLPVDSFPTEVVSNSLEHFVVLKKRWKVSIQAMIIRCDNLGLLKEHQVRYLFAIINKRGLKTNEPLDDVIPMENPYLFKQAIELLLENNIVSPQEIIDKIALNKEEIDSLCFLPKELLITNSRKPKLTLIKSSCTPSFLK; this comes from the coding sequence ATGAATCATAAAAAATTTATTAATAATGAGATCGTGCCAGCTAGAATAAGGGAGGCAAGAATATCTCGGGGATACTCGTTAACAGAACTTGCTGATTTAATCGGAGTATCGAGTCAGGCTATCTCACAGTATGAGCTGGGAACATCAAAACCGGGTACTCATGTTTTGGTAAAAATGATGGGGGTTTTGAATTTTCCGCTTAATTTTTTCACTAAACCTAAAATAAATATAAACAATTCGTTTTGTAATAGTGCAGTTAACTTCAGAAGCATGAAAAGTGCATCTAAAAAATTAAAAGATGCATTTTCCTGCAGAATTCAATGGGCTGATGAAATTTATCAATACCTAAGAAAATTCGTGAATTTTCCTGATGTTGATATTCCAAATATAGACCACTTAGTAAAAAATTATGAATATGATGCCGATACTATAGAAAGGATTGCATTGTATCTTCGTAAATATTGGAAAATCGATAGAGGTCCAATAAAAAATCTTATAGAAATTCTCCAAGAAAAAGGATTTGTAATATGCAATATAGAATTTGGAGACAAAAAAATTGATGCATTTTCTCAATGGTATAACGGAATACCTTATATAATAATGGGAACAGATAAGGCTTCTGCCGCAAGAGCTCGTTTCGATATAGCACATGAATTAGGTCATTTAATTTTACACCCACACATAGACCAGGAAAGCCTCAAAAATAAAGAACTATTTGATCAGATTGAAAATGAAGCAAACTATTTTGCTGGTGCTTTTTTATTACCTGTAGATTCATTTCCCACCGAAGTGGTATCTAACTCTTTAGAGCATTTCGTAGTATTGAAAAAACGTTGGAAAGTATCAATCCAAGCAATGATAATTCGTTGTGATAATCTCGGTTTGTTAAAAGAACATCAGGTTAGATATCTTTTTGCAATAATTAATAAACGGGGACTTAAGACTAATGAGCCCTTGGACGACGTGATACCAATGGAGAATCCATATTTGTTTAAACAAGCAATAGAGTTACTTTTAGAAAATAATATAGTTTCCCCACAAGAGATAATTGATAAGATTGCACTCAATAAAGAAGAAATAGATAGTCTATGCTTTTTGCCTAAAGAACTTTTAATAACAAATTCTCGTAAACCAAAGTTGACTTTAATAAAGTCCTCTTGTACTCCGTCATTTTTAAAGTAA
- a CDS encoding N-acetylmuramoyl-L-alanine amidase family protein yields the protein MVNIVQDFIPTGRRNRPGHKLTPQYITIHDTANSNAGADALAHAKYLKGDAAAKAPVSWHFTVDDKRVIQHLPLDEVGWHAGDGGNGPGNRTSIGIEICENSDGDRAMAEKNAAEVVAQLLKELGLSIDKVVQHNKWTGKNCPHILRGRSGGWENFLAQVKEFMQETKVSESEIDLRAENEHLVKLLNAATRENAELKAKLAEINKLSSL from the coding sequence TTGGTTAACATTGTTCAAGATTTCATCCCCACAGGAAGGCGGAACCGTCCCGGCCATAAATTGACCCCGCAGTATATCACTATCCACGACACGGCAAACAGCAATGCCGGTGCCGATGCCCTGGCTCATGCAAAATATCTTAAAGGCGATGCAGCGGCCAAAGCCCCGGTGTCCTGGCACTTTACCGTGGACGATAAGCGGGTAATCCAACATCTTCCCCTGGATGAAGTAGGTTGGCATGCAGGAGATGGTGGTAACGGGCCCGGGAACAGGACGAGTATTGGCATCGAGATCTGCGAAAACAGTGACGGTGATCGTGCTATGGCAGAGAAGAATGCTGCCGAAGTTGTGGCCCAACTCCTTAAAGAGCTGGGTTTAAGTATTGACAAGGTTGTTCAGCACAACAAGTGGACTGGGAAGAACTGCCCTCATATTCTAAGGGGGCGATCTGGCGGATGGGAGAACTTCTTAGCGCAAGTAAAGGAGTTTATGCAGGAGACTAAGGTCTCTGAATCTGAAATAGATCTGAGAGCAGAGAACGAGCACTTGGTGAAGCTCCTGAATGCGGCTACACGGGAAAATGCCGAACTCAAGGCCAAATTGGCCGAAATAAATAAACTAAGCAGCCTGTGA
- a CDS encoding stalk domain-containing protein has protein sequence MQRIKKICLSLVAALIILAIYSISALAVVQFPLNKAYYFKDSQRIDMDARTRVKDGRTLVPVRYLADALGIKNITWDKTTQGVTLSNGYTTATFFVGAKGFVLNGKAMVSDVPPQLLEDRRTYLPARVLAESFGYTVTWDNETQMLTFSSNRRELSTREIVQLIQPATVLIETQRGQGSGFFVSKEGDIVTNAHVVRGAKSIKVTTIDGRQYMAGIKKINNHTDLAILTVIGNNLLFPFIEKTRYIDSVSIGDEITVFGNPLGLSGTVTKGIVSAKRELPTHDAFKQSPIKVIQYDATVDKGSSGGAVINSYGELMGITFAGYSSKDFNFAIPADYYYWLNQSNELYGLKDDWYCYLVEENGWLAKSSSIMNNTFQPSNPNDWIYELQFNKIPSIENLKKDIENYYASYPEIQNLRDLLLEVVRIQQITYVTTLDMFKNPLNYYNASRQVLDSLSNSYKTALDKYNMERTLIEQKIK, from the coding sequence ATGCAAAGAATAAAAAAAATTTGTTTGTCATTGGTCGCTGCATTAATTATTCTGGCGATCTATAGTATATCAGCGTTAGCTGTTGTTCAGTTCCCATTAAATAAGGCATATTATTTTAAAGACAGTCAGAGAATAGATATGGATGCAAGAACAAGGGTTAAAGATGGAAGAACCCTTGTTCCTGTGAGATATCTAGCTGATGCTTTAGGAATAAAGAATATTACATGGGATAAAACAACTCAGGGTGTAACATTATCTAATGGGTACACAACGGCTACTTTTTTTGTGGGAGCAAAGGGTTTTGTTCTTAACGGAAAAGCTATGGTATCCGATGTTCCCCCTCAATTACTAGAGGATAGGCGCACATATTTACCAGCACGAGTATTGGCAGAATCATTTGGTTATACAGTAACCTGGGACAATGAGACCCAGATGCTTACTTTTTCGAGCAATCGGAGAGAACTGTCTACCAGGGAAATAGTGCAATTGATCCAACCAGCCACGGTATTGATCGAGACCCAGCGTGGGCAAGGAAGCGGTTTTTTTGTATCAAAAGAAGGGGATATTGTAACAAATGCCCATGTAGTAAGAGGCGCTAAAAGCATTAAGGTCACCACTATTGATGGCAGACAATATATGGCTGGTATTAAAAAAATTAATAACCACACTGATCTGGCGATTCTTACAGTCATTGGCAACAATTTGCTGTTTCCATTTATAGAAAAAACACGGTACATTGATAGTGTATCAATTGGTGACGAAATCACAGTATTTGGCAATCCTCTTGGGCTAAGTGGGACTGTTACAAAAGGGATAGTTAGTGCAAAAAGAGAATTGCCTACACATGATGCTTTTAAGCAAAGCCCAATTAAGGTAATACAATATGATGCGACTGTAGATAAGGGCAGTAGTGGTGGGGCTGTTATAAACAGTTATGGTGAACTTATGGGTATCACATTTGCTGGTTACAGTAGTAAAGATTTTAATTTTGCTATTCCTGCAGATTATTATTACTGGCTTAATCAAAGCAATGAATTGTATGGTCTAAAAGATGACTGGTATTGTTATTTAGTCGAAGAGAATGGTTGGCTGGCAAAATCATCCAGCATTATGAACAACACATTTCAACCTAGTAATCCTAATGATTGGATTTATGAATTGCAGTTTAACAAGATACCTAGTATAGAAAATCTAAAAAAAGATATAGAGAATTATTACGCATCATATCCAGAAATTCAAAATCTCCGTGATCTTCTTTTGGAAGTCGTAAGGATACAACAAATAACTTACGTAACTACGTTAGATATGTTTAAAAATCCGCTAAATTACTATAATGCCAGCAGACAGGTGTTAGATTCGCTAAGTAATAGTTATAAAACGGCTTTGGATAAATACAATATGGAAAGAACATTGATTGAGCAAAAGATTAAGTAG
- a CDS encoding phage major capsid protein — translation MALNYNAITALTRKKHVPKLVDNFFNSHPLLVLLKKRDKGYSPFEGHSIVEPLMYGELNNVGSYGAYDTTNYDQSTPITAAEFAVKHLVAPITLSFPEEVQNHGSDVKVLDLLDAKYQVAEETLMKKFSTQLYGDGTGNSGKDITGLGACVAASGTYGNISPVDFAGWVAQVDSNSGQARPLNTRMMRRMFLSSSDGPDKPDLIITTDKIWNRYAEMAEGKLQLSTNSKMLADLGFQVLEFMGVPIVADKDCTAGTMFFLNTKYLKLRYSPIANFKATPVRPADTYIGIKQEILWSGNLTCSNRRRQGKITDIDETGY, via the coding sequence ATGGCTCTTAACTACAATGCCATTACGGCACTTACCAGGAAGAAACATGTTCCAAAGTTAGTCGATAACTTTTTCAACTCTCACCCCCTTTTGGTGCTCTTAAAGAAAAGAGATAAGGGCTATAGCCCCTTTGAGGGCCATTCTATCGTGGAACCCCTGATGTATGGGGAACTAAATAATGTTGGTTCCTACGGAGCTTATGACACCACCAACTACGACCAGTCCACACCTATTACTGCAGCCGAATTTGCCGTGAAGCACCTGGTTGCACCTATCACCCTGAGCTTCCCCGAAGAAGTGCAAAACCATGGCTCAGATGTGAAGGTCCTGGATCTCCTGGATGCCAAGTACCAGGTTGCCGAAGAAACACTGATGAAGAAATTCTCTACCCAGTTGTATGGTGATGGTACAGGAAACAGCGGCAAAGATATCACCGGTCTGGGCGCCTGCGTGGCCGCAAGCGGAACTTACGGGAATATTTCGCCCGTCGACTTCGCCGGCTGGGTGGCCCAGGTTGATTCCAACTCCGGACAAGCGAGACCTCTAAATACCCGCATGATGAGAAGGATGTTCCTCTCCTCTTCCGACGGGCCGGATAAGCCTGATCTTATTATTACTACGGACAAGATATGGAACAGATATGCGGAGATGGCAGAAGGAAAACTGCAGCTCTCTACCAACAGTAAGATGCTAGCCGATCTGGGATTCCAGGTCCTTGAGTTTATGGGTGTACCCATCGTTGCAGATAAGGACTGCACTGCCGGTACTATGTTTTTCCTAAACACTAAGTACCTGAAACTGCGTTACAGTCCGATTGCTAACTTCAAGGCCACGCCTGTACGTCCTGCCGATACTTATATCGGTATTAAGCAGGAAATTCTCTGGTCCGGTAACCTCACCTGCTCCAACCGTAGACGGCAGGGTAAGATTACCGATATCGATGAGACTGGTTACTAA